CCTTTCCTGCAGGACAGTCTGGGGGTCACCTGTAAATTCTCTTCAGCACAACATCTCTTACCTGATGGTAAATTACTGTTGAAAGCGATACCACAAGCTACAAACAGACCATTTTCCTGCCCTGATCGTGAATAACAAGACCGAGAATCACAAGAGGTGCAATCAGCTTCTGGGGAGAAGATGTGACTGTGAAAGAGGGGAGGAACTCGCAAGCTTTCCTCAGTGAAGACTGATTGGATATTTTTAACCATCTCCCTCAAACAACAGATAGTGCACCTACAAAATTATCAACTGAGTCTTTGTTTTCAGGCTCTTTCACACCATCAATCTTTTAAAGttcaatttcaaattaaaaagaaacatccAAATTATAACCTGTGTCAGTATCACAATAAATAAAGACTTCACTAGATTAAAGGCGACTacagactggagaaggaaatggcaacccaatccagtactcttgcctggaaaatcccatggacggaggagcctgggaagctgcagtccatggggtcccagagtcggacacgactgagtgatttcactttcctttcttctttgtagACAGATAACATGACAAAGTTTCAGACACAACACTACAGATTAATACTGCTTAACTCTTCATTTGAACCTTCAGAGCtaggttaaatgaaaaaaaataaataaaggagactgctgctgctgctgctaagttgcttcagttgtgtccaactctgtgcgaccccatagacggcagcccaccaggctcccccgtccctgggattctccaggcaagaacaccagagtgggttgccatttccttctccagtgcatgaaagtgaaaagtgaaagtgaagtcgctcagtcgtgtcctactcttagcaaccccatggactgcagcctaacaggctcctccatccatgggattttccaagcaagagtactggagtgggtccatttccttctccaatgcatgaaagtgaaaagtgaaaagtgaagtcgctcagtcgtgtcctactcttagcgaccccatggactgcagcctaacaggttcctccatccatgggattctccaggcaagaacactggagtgggttgccatttccttctccaatgcatgaagtgaaaaaataaagtgaagtcgctcagtcgtgtcctactcttagtgaccccatggactgcagcctaccaggctcctccgtccatgggattttccaggcaagagtactggagtgggttgccattgcatctccaaaggagactaaagagacacaATAATGTAATTTAACCTGTCATCTGAGATTGTCTTTTGTTACAAAAGACATTAGCAGAAACAACTGGTTGAAGCATAAGGAGGTCAGATGTGTTAAAGGGTTCTATACATGTTTGTCTTCTGATGTCGTGCTGCGGTTACATTAGGGAATGTTCTAAGTTGTCCTAGTTTTTAAGAAACACTCACTGAGCTCTCAGGGTAAGGGGACCATAGCTGCGACCttctttcctgtggctcagaaaggaagaagacaagactgagcagGTTAGGGAAGATACCAACATCTAGGGACTCTGGGTGGAGGGCATTTATGGCAATTAATTATATCAACCTAACAACTTCTTATAAAGGGAAAAttaggtcattcagttcagtttagtcgctcagtcgtgtctgactctttgcgaccccatgaaccgcagcacgccaggcctccctgtccatcaccaactcccggagtccacccgaacccatgtccatcgagtcggtgatgccatccaactatctcatcctctgtcgtccccttctcctcctgcccataatctttcccagcatcagggtcttttcaaatgagtcagctctccgcatcaggtggccaaagtattggagtttcagcttcaacatcagtccttcccatgaacacccaggactgatctcctttaggatggactggttggacctccttgcagtccaagggactcaattAAAAGATTTaacaagaagggcttccctggtggcttcaatggtaaagaatctacctgcaatgtgggagatgcaggttctatccctgggtcaggaagatcctctggagaagggaatagcaacccactccagtgttcctgcctggagaattccatggacagaggagcctagcgagctatagtccaaggggtcacagagttggacacgactgagtgactaacacacacaaaaggtttaacaaacaagcaaacaaaatctGCACTTTATAACATGAGGCGCTAGAAGGGCCATTCCGAACAGAAGCAGCAGCTGCGCCCTGGGGGCACCTCTCCTGTGGTCAGAGCTCCCCCAGGAGATGTTCTGAGCTCTCCAAACCCATCACATAtatctgagcatcagggtctcaGCACGAGGCTGGGACCCTAATGCTCGGAGCACTGCATAAGTGAAACGAAACTGTAAATACTCAAACAACATTCTTACCTGTTTTCTTTCCACAAGTGCATTTGTTAGCTGATGGCAAAGCCCAGCAACTAGACACAATAACAAAATATTGAAGATGTAAGTGAGTACAGGGCAGAACACATCCACGGAGAAGAAAAGGCGCTGCCCTTACAGGTGTCTGTCGCATAGCGGATGTGCTCCCCGTTGCAGGTGCTGATGAAGAGCTGAACCTGGGAGAACAGTGTCTCGAAGTCGGGAACGCTGGGCATGGAAAACTTCACAAACCTACAACACAGAGAAGAACCAACTGGTCCTGGTTGGGGCCTCATGGCAGTAAATATGGAAGTCCATCCTGCCTCCAATGCTCTGTGAAGTTGAAGGAGTCatgacacttttaaaaattaagaaccaGAATCTGTGAGATTCTGCTGGCCTGGTTCTTTGCATAATCAAGACACAGAACATAAACACAAATAGAGACTAAGAAAAATAAGCTTAAAGAACAACTTTTACCCAGAGCAAAAGggcaagaaataaaagacatccaaaaGAGAgcaattttcaaaaaagaaaactctgttAAATGAGGTCAAATACCAGGCCACTTAATACTCAAAGTAACTAAACTTAAACTTGTAGccccaaaattttttaaatactttcctTTTGCACTTCAATGTGCTCAGTACTGCTTACTCACTTAGAAACCCTGAGCAGAACAGACTGAAGGGGGACAGGGAGGAAGCTACGGGCTGGCTGGAGGCCATGGCAGTGGCTCACAGTCACGGTGCTGCCCCAGGCCCGGGGGAGAAGGACTAGCTGTGGGGCAGGACCAGAGGAGGGGACTGGTCGGAAGAGAGACAACTCAGATGACCCATCCCGAGTCACCTGGCAGATGGTGCCACCAGGTGCCACCATAAACACTGAGAGGGAGTCGGAGAAAGGTTTCTGGGGAGAAATTATTTTGTAAGCCACCACCACTTACATACCGCTTACAAGAAAACTTcaaactcttctttttaaaaaagaaaaaacggaATGGTTTAAACtcatttcaagaaaaatgaaacaggtgTTATCACCGAACAacaatttctccatctttcaaCTTGTACTTCCATCTATACAGTATCACAATGCCACCTGACATCAGTAATTATACTTCCCAATGATCAAAATCTGTCCAAACAATCTCATTTGGGCTTCACAATAGGTCAGTAAAGCACTGTGACTTCcactttataaacaaaaatacacagcTCAGGGCCCCACACCTCATAATCAGCAGAACACAGATACAAACCCAGGGAACCTGGTAACCAGGTCAGGGTTCTTCCCAGGTTTCCTCTGACATACAACGTCAAACATCTTATAGCTTCAGAAAGCTTTCACAGACATCATCTCACCTGACACACACATCGGCATAAGCTGAAGTGGGTACAAACTGTGCTACCTGCTCTTTTAATGGGAAAGCACAGCCAGCAGAAATCTCTATCCGCCAGCCACAGCCGGCAGAAGTTTCTGCAGCAGAGGCCCTGTTCCGAGTGTGTGCCATCTAAAGCAATGGCTACGGAGTCCTCAAGATGCTGCAAGTACGACAGAGGAGCTGAATCCTGCATGTCACTTATTTGTAAAGATTTACACTCAGACACACAGCAGCCACTGACCACCGTCCTGTGAGCGCAGGCTAGACCTCGGGCTCTGACAGCACCTTCCTCCTGACACACCCCTGTCTCAGGAGCGCCAGCTCAAGTGAAGCCAGACCCTCACTTCAGGTCAATTTGTTCTCAGTTCATCTACATTATTTCAACTTTCACAACAACCATAAAATCCCAATCTATGACACTAaaacatcaagagaaaaaaaaaaaaaaattaatcgtCAAGTACATAGAGTCACAAGAGTTCAAAAGGCCAACTGGAATAACGTCTGTTTAACTTGGTCTTAAGCCAGCTTAAACTTGTCTGCAGGGTGCTTTGGACCACTTGGAACTTCACTCAGCTCAGCCTCCTGCTCTCTCCTGCCACTCTTTCCTCTTTTCAATTCAGAAAAtggggagaatcccatggatcacACGAATAAAAGTATTCAGACAAACACAAACTACAGTACCACAACTGAGATcaccattcatttttaaaacatttcaaacttTGTATAaacattaagaattttaaaaaataataaagcagaacAAAAAATACAAGCAATGATTAGCTGCAATGAGGTAAAGGTAACTGCTACACCGTGACTTTAGTTGTGCCAAAGAGCTCACTGTCGTTTACAGGGCTTACTTCCTACACCAAACAAAGCCAGCGAGCGCAGTGTTGAGGCTGAGCAAGCACAAAGCCGTGAAGGAAGATGCCCTTACAAGACAGCGAGGACGCCCAAGGAGTGCTCCTGGACGTCCAGGGCCCCGAGCACGGTATCCAGATGGGATAAGTTCTTCGCCAGGAGCTCCCCACTCTTGTTGATCAGTTCACAAAGCTGAGTCATTTGCCCTGGAAAACAAGAACGACACTACCATTCAGAACAGCATTCACCAGACCAAAGGATGTCATACCTCAGACGTGCTGGTGCCTAAAGGTGATTTCTTCCAACTCCTTCATTTCAGATGAGGACCCAGAAGGGCCAGAGACACCAGATGATTTTGCCTTTGGTCTCAGTGCTAAGTTTCCGACTTTCCTCTGGCCACTGAAGGTTTCACACTCCCACTTCCAGTGCCCCAAGCCAGCAGAGTGCACATTACCATCAGCACCAACTCATCTCCCTTCTGTATCCAAAATGTCACCAGCTATGACTTCATCTCACTCCTCAGCCTCTCAGTccactccttcctctcccctccgcCTTCATTCCCACGCCCGTCACTTTCGGTCTGCACGCCATCATCTTCTGAGcagccccctccttccttccctgccccagccctcacTCCACACTGGTACCCGTCTGTGCGGGAGGTGTGAGGCACATCAGTCAGAGGCAGGGCAAGTGACCTGAACGTCTCTGCTGGGCAGCCTGCTCCTACAGCAGCAGCCTGCACAAAGCATGTGTGTGAAGCTTCCAGGCAAGCAATCCTGTTTGACGCTCACCAGCATGGCCTCggctctgttttgtaagtaagaaaATTGAACCTGGGAAATGAGTTGTTTGGTTAGTCACCAAGTGACTGAGACAGGTGCATGCGTGTTCAGCAGCTaaagtaagtcatgtccaactctctgcagcccgccaggctcctctgtccatgggattctccaggcaagaatactggagtgggttgccattttctcctccacgggatctttctgacccagggatcgaaggggatctcctgcattggcaggcagattccttaccactcagccacctgggaagcccaaccgaGACAGGACTTTAACCCAAACCTTCTAACCTCATGGGACCTCGGGAAACTGGAGTCTGTGGCACAAACAAACGAGTGAGTGCCTTCCTCACTCCCAGAGACTCCTAGCCTCACCCCTGACCCTAACTCCTACTAGTGAAGAGAAACGAGGCAGAACCGTTGCGCTGCTGTGCGCAGCGCCGGGCACCGAAGCAACCTCGGGGCAGCCAGGCGGGCAGCACCTGGGTCCTTACACCGGGAGACGCGAATCCCGAGAGAAGAGTGCCTGGGCAAGGTCAAGCGGCTCCTGCAACCTTAATAGTTCCTCCCGCTCACTCCTGACAACCCCGCGCAGTCCGAACgtttctatttcacagatgaacCAACAGAGTGAGGAAAGGGGCCTCACAACAGCGGCCAATTACTTTAATTCTGGGCACGACACTCAGGCGATGAGAGGAACCAACCAAAGGCATGAAAATTAGGGGCAAATTCACAGCGGCCACAACTCCGCCCCCCCAAAAGGGAGCCGGGAGCCAGGGCCCCCGGGGATCGAGCGCGGCCAGCCGCGAGGGGCCCGGCCGCGAGGCCAGGTCGGGAAGGGCCTCCGGGAGGCGAGACGGACCGAGCTCCGACGGCGGGGGGCGGAGGCCGGGGCCTGGGCGAAGGGGTCGCCCATCTCGCGCGCTCCTCAGCCCCGGCCCAAGCGCCAAGACCCCCGCCGCAGCCCGGACGCAGGCTCGCGGCCCGCGCCCATCGCCTCACCTTGGGCGGAGAGCTGGCGGACGCTGTTGACGAACTGCTCCAGGGCAGACGCCATGTTCCCGGCAGCCGGGCGGCGGAGGCGGCGCGCGCGGGACGAGAGCCGGCGACCCACCGGAGGGCCTCAGGGCGGTGACGTCACTTCCGTCGCTCAAGCGCCGCGAGATCTACCTACCTGGACCCGGCTACTGTTTCCATGGAACCGGTTCTGCGGATGCCCGCGCCGGAAAGCAGGTTTTTTTCCCTTCCGTCTTTATTCTGTGCGCACGTGAAGTCGCCCCCTGGATTTAACAGGGATGGTGGGCAAAGGAAGGAACTGAACGCCtagttgttgttaagtcgctctgtcgtgtccaactctttgcgaccctatggactgtgtagcccgccaggttcctctgtccatgggatttcccaggcaagaatattggagtgggtagccatttccttctccaggggatcttccccactcagggaacCCGCCTGTCTTAATCGCAGCCTCTTCCCTGAGGCTTTTCCAGCCAGGTAGTAGTTTTCCAGCCAGGAAGGCAACCAGCCTTCAAATCCCTTTTCTAGCACTTAGTAGCTCCACGACTCTCGGCAAGTTCCTTGGCTGTCCGCTGCcttgtttccacatctgtacaATCCTCACGATAAACTACGTAAAACACTTATGGCTGGAGAGGGGTGATGTGAGATGGGGCTGCAAGATAAACAGGGGCCATGTCAAGTAAACCGTGTTAAAGCTACTGGATTTTTCACTGAGAAAATTGGGGAGCAGTGGAGGGTTTCATGCAAGCGAGTGGCATGATCAGACACTTGTACTTGGAAAAGACTGGCTTCACATAGATAACCTTAGAGAGTCATTTAAGAAGCTATTGCAGTAGTCAGTTGACATGaaatataatagtaataattgtATGTTGGTATAGcgataaaaataaatggatatatttGTATCTATGAATGTATAGATGATGACATGTATGGATGAATGACTTTAACGCTTATACTGTAGGATGGAGATGTCCCTGTGTGCTGTATGACCACATTTGGTCCTCAAACAAAGGACAGATATTTTGAATTACAGGATACATTTCCATGGATATACATGGATTTTAATAAAAGCCAGAAGTTTCGAGAGAAATTAAGCACTACAAGAATTCAAAATAGCCACAGCtactgtgtgctgcagtccatggggtcacaaagagttgcacatgactgagcgactgaattgaacggGACTAGTCATACTTCAATGTGttttttttgcctatttattGGGATCtgttctcaaagtgtgatccccagccaagagcagcagcagcacctgggaacttttttttaaaaatttatttatttggctgtgtcagatcttCCTTGAGTCATatgggatctttccttgtggccCACAgactctctggggcttcccaggtggtgctagtggtaaagaacctgcctgccagtgcaggagacctaaaagatgcaggttcaatccctaggtcgggaagatctgctggagaagagcacagcaacccactccaatattcttgcctggagaatcccatggacagaggagcctggtggactgcagtccatagggtcacacaggcCCAGACACAgctaaagtgactgagcaggcatgcatgcacagactctctggttgtggcacataggctctGGAGCCCTGGACTCAGTAGTtttggtgcttgggcttagttgctctgtggcacgtgggatcttagttccctgactagggtttcatctcttgtctcctgcattgcacaatgattcttaaccactggactaccagctAAGTCCCACCTGGGAACTTTTTGGATTCCACTTTAGatttactatgggcttccctggtggctcagaggttaaagcatctgcctgcaaggtgggagacccgggttcaatcactgggtcgggaagatcccctggagaaggaaatggcaacccactccagtattcttgcctggagaatcccatggatggaggagcctggtaggttacagtccacgggtcgcaaagagtcggacacgactgagcgacttcactttctttctttagattTACTACATCAGAAACTCTGAGGGTGGTGCCCTGCCGTCTGAGTTTAACAAGTCCTACAGGGAACCTTGATGCGCACTGAAGTCAGAAGGCCTGGATGCGGCAAAgaggagccaaaaataaaatcacactgATTTCAGTACCGCTAAGAGACATCCcacccttctttcttcctctcaagAGTGAAAATGACTGAAAGAGACATGGTTACAGGGATAACCTtgaatatattttccctttttctttaaaagctaGTCATGTATAAAACCCGGCAATTACATAAGACACACCATACAACAAACAGCCACAGGAGTGAGTGGAGATGCCACATTCAATcatctgttttctcattaaaaaaaaaaaaattattatttacttttggttgtgctgggtctttgttgctgcaggagggctttctccagttgcagcgaggtggggctactctttgtcttggtgctcagccttctcattgcagggcttctcctgttgcggagcatgggctctagagcacaggtgcagtagttgcagagcgtgggcttaACTGTTCAGCGgcctgtgagatcttcctggaccagggatggaacccgtgtcacctgcactggcaggcagagtcccatccactgtaccaccagggaagctctatttttcattctttgaaaaCACACTTACTTTGTCTCTAAtatgtgtccaaccctgtgccaGATGCAGGGACGGGGCTGCATATATCTGTGATCTAAACAAAGTGCTTGCTGACATGAAGTTCTGGTTGAAGAGTAAGACACTAAGCAAGCAAATGAAATACTTACAGAGAGTTAGCACatgttatgaagaaaataaaacacggTGATGCAGTGGAGGAAGGTCAGGAAATGCTTCCAAGTTCAGAAGGGTGAGAAAgagctgggggacttccctggtggtctagcaggtaagaatttgccttgcaacgcagggggcactggtttgatccctggttgggaaactaaggtcccacatgacCCGGAGCAACTAAAACTGAGCATGGCCAACTACTAAGCCCGGAAGCTCCAGAGCTGGTATGCCACAACAGAAGATCCCACAAGATGCAATTAAGACTCCgaggtgccacaactaagacccaaggcagtcacacaaatacaataaataaaaaagagatctTGGGCAGAGAGTTTCAGAGAGAGGAATAAATGTATGCCAAAGTCTTAAGACCCAGATAAAATTTGGTGTTTCTGGAATAGAGAAAATGCTAGTGTGGCTAGAATGTTAATGAGAAGGATCCTGGTGTGTCTGTTGAATATCGTTTGTCTATAACAATAgtaaggagaaggcgatggcaccccactccagtacttttgcctggagaatcccatggacggcggagcctggtgggctgctctctatggggtcgcgcagagtcagacacgactgaagcaacttagcagcagaacaaTAGTAACTGTCTCTTTTTCAACCAGAGtgacaataaaagattttaaatccCTCCTCCCAAAACCCACTTATAACAGGGTACATAACAATATTCATTTATGGATTCATTTGAAAGTCTCCTGTTTTATTAAGGCTTTGTGATATCTGCAAGGCTAGTGTCTGTTCTGGCAGCTCTCTCCAGCTAGTCACTGTAAAGCAGGGGGCGCATCACCCTGTTCTGGTTCCCTCCCTTAAATTCTTCTGCCTGTGTTCTTGGCTTATTTGCTGCCTATCTATCTTCCCTTCTAAGATGTAAGTTCCAAGATGGCAGGACCTCGTCCATATGCTCCACTGAGAGATGCTCTAGGGGCTCAGTAAACGTCTCTGCGACACAGGCCTGCTCCATCCTCGCTGTGGCAGTTGGAGGAGGGAGCCCAGGCCCAGAGTTCCAGGAGAAGGTGCCAGTGGAGATCCGGGGACTGCGGACGCCCCGGGGACAGCCCAGCGCCCCGGACTATCCTCTAGGCCACGCCCCTCGGGCCCGCCTCGGTCGGCGCGCGTCCCTTTAAGGGCGGCGAAACCGCAGCCTCGCTCTGGGGCCGGAGCTTGCGCGCTCTtgcgccccgcgccccgcgccccccgCCCGTACCCCGCGCGCCCCCGGCGCCGCGCGCGCTCCGTGCGCTCCCCGCACCCGGCGCGCCCCGCGCCGGGCCCCCAGGCCCGCAGTGTCTTCTCCCGCGGTCATGGCCCCGGTGCCCGCGGCGAGCGCCCGCCTGGGGCCATGATCCGGCTGCGCTGCTGGTGCTCGCGGAGGCCCCGCGGCGCGGCGGGGCAGGCAGGGCGGCGCTGGGCGTCGGGTGGGCCTGCTGGCCGCGCCCTGCGAGTGCTGGTGGACATGGACGGCGTGCTGGCCGATTTTGAGGGCGGCTTCCTCAGGAAGTTCCGCGCGCGCTTCCCCGACCAGCCCTTCATCGCGCTGGAGGACCGGCGCGGCTTCTGGGTGTCGGAGCAGTACGGCCGTCTGCAGCCCGGGCTGAGCGTGAGCATCCCCACCCCGGGCGCGCGTGGCCCTGGGGCTCGCCTCCCGTAGCACCGAGTCCTGGGGGGCCACGCTGTTGGCTGTCATCGAGGGCTTCTCAAAATTCAGGAGTACATAAAGTGTAATATATCCAACTCTCCATCTTCAACTGACTTTAATTTTGGGTGTACTTGGCCTCAAGTCACATTCCTGTTTCCTCCTCCTCGTAGATTTGATGAGCATCTTTAGCATCCATTCTTTTCGCCCTTTTACAGCAAAGCGTGGCTCCCTGTAGAATTAGGCCCAGAGAGATTATGAGCCTTTCTGGACATCACAGCACACAGGGAGTCAGTGCACGGTGGGTTTGGATCTACTCCTTGGCTTATCCACTGGCCCTGCCGGCCCCTCTGAGCACCTGGGCTCTGACAGGCCCCCTAGCGCAGTGCTCTACTCTCTGAGTCCATGGTGTATGGAGAGGAGATAGCAGGCTCGCTCCCAGACAGATGGCGTGGCTTGTACGTTTAAACTGCTTGGTGAAAGGAGCCAGATTTTGCCCTGGACCAACCTAGAGGCCCAGTGTTTTCTGCTGTCCCTCAGTGGGCCTTCTGAGGTGGCTGCCAGGGGAGCTGATAGGATTTGAGAGCCTATTCTGTAACCCAGCTTGCCTGCATCCCCTCCTCTCCGAGGCAGGCTTGATTTTCTCCCTTGTGAAAGGGGCAGCCAGGATCCAACAGTCCATCTGTGTGCCAAGGTCACCCGGTCCTGTCCTCTGTGCTCCCCCAACAAGTGCCAGCTCTGTGACTCACGGACGGCATCTTGACAGAATTCTGGTTTGTGGAGGGGCCGGtgttccaaaggaaatcaagtgCCCCTTCTCTTCAGGAACACCAAGCGCTTCAGAAGGTGACCTTCCCCCAAGCCTGGGGTGCTGACTCCTCCCAGTCCTGATACCCAGTTAAAAACGCTCTAGTAACTTTGCAGGCTCTGACGTCCTCCTCCGCCCTGTGTGTGTTCATTCACAGAGGGCGCTCAGCAGTGCAGTCTCAGTACCTCTTTCCTCCCAGGACCGTATTACCATGCAGAAGGGAAGCTCACCCCCAGCTCTCAGGCCAGTGACTCTTCCAGTCCCTTGCGCCCATGTGCAGACTCTGGCTCTGAGGGGATGATTTGCTGGTTTCCAAGGCCTGGGAGCAGAGCTCCAGGGGCACCAAGGAGGGCTATTCCTAGAGCTTGCTCCTGGGAACCATGCAGGCAACGGGGCATTGATAGAGGCACATGTGACCTTATCTCTAGCACCGCTCACAGCAGGACCTCCCTGGGTCTCCCCTGGCACGATTGGTCCAGCGTCTGCCTGAAAAGCACCCAGTCAGGCACCCAGCTTACACACGGAGGCATTCATGGTTTACAAAACATGGGTCTATCTGTATTTCCTTTGATCTTCACATGCCAAGGGGTAAGCAGGGCAGAGGAAGGCATAGCTCATTGTAACTGACTTAGAATCTTACACTGTTGGACAGTTGAACTGATCCCAGAGAGAGGAAATGCCTTGACCAGGGTTTCAGGGCAGGTTGGGGGTAGGGAGGGAAGCTGGGCGTTGGTCAGAGGTGCAGTGGTTAGCCCCAGGTCACACCGCCAGGGCCAGCACTTCTGACTCCTCCTCGAGCCTGCTTTCCACCAGTCACACTTGCACGGCGTCCGTTTGAgtcaggagacccaagttcaagttctgaacttgaaaaaaattttcaagtgGCTTTGAAAACAGCCTGTGAAGCCCAGCTGCCTCATTTGTATCCTGGGGATGGCAGTTCTTGCCACTTGAGGAATGTGAGACCCAGACAGAGTGTATGTTAGCAATAAGCACTGGTTTGCTTAAATCCATCGAGTTAACCTCCAACGTGTGTGACTTCTGTGTGCTCACTGTGGGGGAAGCACTTGTTCTGGGACCAGGGGCTTCTGACCTGAAGGGGATCTGTTTCTTGCTTCTCAGAGGCTGGGGTTTGTCACTTTCCCCTTGGCCTGGCCCTGGAAGGAAGTGGCATACTGCAGACTTGAATGTGGCCAGCAGCATAAGGTGGGCACTCCTCGCCAGGTGGGTTGGAAGCCACCATTTTGCTGTGTGACGTTAAGTCGGTCTTGTCCAcattctgagccttggttttctcacatgtgaaatgagggTCTGCATTTGGgacttttaaacttaaaaacagcagaatacttaaaaaaaaaaccaaaaaaacagtgTTTATTGGCATCCCAACACATAGCACAGATAAGGAGCTGCTTTGGTGGTGTTGAGCAGCCATGCCCACCTTCTGCCCATGCCCCCATTCCATGGGGCTCAGAAAGGCCTGAGCTCCTCCAG
This portion of the Bubalus bubalis isolate 160015118507 breed Murrah chromosome 3, NDDB_SH_1, whole genome shotgun sequence genome encodes:
- the NT5M gene encoding 5'(3')-deoxyribonucleotidase, mitochondrial isoform X4, which translates into the protein MIRLRCWCSRRPRGAAGQAGRRWASGGPAGRALRVLVDMDGVLADFEGGFLRKFRARFPDQPFIALEDRRGFWVSEQYGRLQPGLSRLGFVTFPLAWPWKEVAYCRLECGQQHKEKAISIWESENFFFDLEPLPGAVEAVKQMANLERETLDHPQSLPVPALPPPPMATTVCTAGSGTAGSWAESRLFSAARFAFPVVISKGSSSSSQPWL
- the NT5M gene encoding 5'(3')-deoxyribonucleotidase, mitochondrial isoform X6 codes for the protein MIRLRCWCSRRPRGAAGQAGRRWASGGPAGRALRVLVDMDGVLADFEGGFLRKFRARFPDQPFIALEDRRGFWVSEQYGRLQPGLSRLGFVTFPLAWPWKEVAYCRLECGQQHKEKAISIWESENFFFDLEPLPGAVEAVKQMANLERETLDHPQSLPVPALPPPPMATTVGLLSLDLPLLDVSCVYCREWNCRVMG